Part of the Sorghum bicolor cultivar BTx623 chromosome 1, Sorghum_bicolor_NCBIv3, whole genome shotgun sequence genome, TGGAACTGGACCCGTGACAAATTCTTCTGTCTTCAGCTCTTACACACCTGCTTCGTCCGTAGGTAATCACCACTACAACTTGCTTTTATGTTCTTTCAACCTTATTGTAGTGATTCTAATCCCTTTCTTTGCCACGAAACTGCAGGTAATTACCAGGGGCTGCATGCCACACAAAATACAAGCTTCTATCCTGTTAACCAACATAATTCTCCTCTCATTCTTAATGGATCAAGTGCCATGCTTGGAACGAATGGCCGTGCAAATCAAACTGATCTTCCATCATGGAATTCTGTGATAGAACTGGATGAGCCTGTTCAAATGCCTCATCTCCagtttcctgttcctcctgatcAAAGTGCTACCACGGAAGGCCTGGGAGTTGATTACTTAACATTTGATGAAGTATATTCTGATGGCCTCAGTCTCAAAGATATTGGTGCCGCAGGAACTCATGGAGAGTCATATTTGCAGGTATGTGGTCCATCATTCCGTACACTGATACTTATGAAGTTCTTAGTATCTGATTCAATAAACCGTGGTAGATAGGATATCCTTAGTCACAAGCTCATATAAGGAAAATATATAAATGTGTTTCCATTTTTATATTATAGCTGATATATTTATTGTTTGCCTCCTTCAATgtggaaatgaaaaaaaaacctGCCATCATCAACGATTTGTGAATTAAACTGTATATATCCGTGCATGCACAAATGCTTTTGGTTTTTTTGTATCTTTTAATCTCTCTACTTATGGTTAAAGATGGACTTTAACTGTACACTGTACATCCTCTTTACCAGCTATAACTTGTGCATTGTTGGCTTAAATTAATTATATCCAATTTTTATAAAGCCATAGCAATTATAAATTTTAATTCATACATTTTTATCTGTTTTTTATTCTAGTGGTCATTGGAACATAATTATTATGGCATTACATTGCTTTGTTAAGAGGTACTTAATagagagattttttttttgtgttcaATAAAGAACAGTGAGAATTAGTATGCATAAGCAGCAATACTGTACTTAACTGTTTTCTCTCAGTAGTTTTTTAGACATTTAACTGAAGTTTTTGCATTTCAGTTCTCTAGTGCTACTGGTGATTTGTCTGCAACAGAGAACAGCTTCCCACAACAAAATGATGGTTCTCTGGAGGCAGCCATTGGTTATCCATTTTTGAAGACTCAGTCATCTAATCTATCTGATATCCTAAAAGACAGCTTTAAGAAAACTGATAGTTTTACAAGATGGATGAGCAAAGAGCTTCCTGAAGTGGAAGATTCTCAAATTCACTCTAGTTCTGGGGGGTTCTGGAGCACGGAAGAAGCAAATAATATCATCGAAGCATCAAGCCGTGAGCCGCTGGATCAGTTTACTGTTTCCCCGATGCTCTCGCAGGACCAGCTGTTTAGTATAGTCGATTTTGCTCCAAACTGGACCTATGTGGGTTCAAAGACTAAGGTATGGTACAGTAAGTGTGAAAAGTTCATTCATAATTTTTCTCTAAGCTTCGAAGTAGCGCATTTGATAAGACTCTTTTCTGATGTTTCTACTTTAACTATTTTTGCACATACTTTGCATGCTATACAGATTTTAGTTGCTGGTAGCATCCTGAATGACAGTCAAATCAATGAGGGATGCAAGTGGTCATGTATGTTTGGAGAAGTTGAAGTTCCAGCAAAGGTTTTAGCAGATGGTACTCTCATCTGTTATTCTCCCCAGCATAGACCTGGTCGAGTACCTTTTTATATTACCTGCTCCAACAGATTGGCCTGCAGTGAAGTGCGGGAGTTTGAATTTCGACCAACTGTCTCCCAATACATGGATGCTCCTAGTCCACATGGTGAAACAAACAAAGTTTATTTCCAGATACGCCTTGACAAGTTGTTGTCCCTTGGACCGGATGAGTACCAGGCAACTGTATCTAACCCAAGCCTGGAGATGATTGACTTAAGCAAGAAGATAAGTTCACTGATGGCGAGCAATGATGAGTGGTCCAACTTGCTAAAGTTGGCTGTTGATAATGAGCCTTCTACTGCTGATCAGCATGATCAGTTTGCTGAAAACTTGATTAAGGAAAAGTTGCATGTCTGGCTTCTAAATAAAGTTGGTATGGGTGGCAAGGGACCCAGTGTGTTGGATGATGAAGGGCAGGGCGTGCTTCACTTAGCAGCTGCCCTTGGATATGATTGGGCTATAAGGCCAACACTTGCTGCTGGTGTGAATATTAATTTCAGAGATGTTCATGGGTGGACTGCACTCCATTGGGCCGCCTTTTGTGGCCGGTAAGTTAATAGGTGACATGTTATACATTTGTCTTTCTGCTTTACATATGATCATTTGGGAATGATTTAACTTGTGATGCAGAGAGCGGACTGTAGTTGCGCTTATTGCACTGGGAGCAGCTCCTGGAGCTTTGACAGACCCAACTCCTGATTTCCCTGGAAGTACACCAGCAGATCTCGCATCAGCTAATGGTCAAAAAGGAATATCTGGTTTCTTGGCTGAATCTTCTCTGACCAGTCATCTTCAGGCCCTCAATCTGAAGGAAGCTAATATGTCTCAAATATCTGGTCTACCTGGTATTGGAGATGTTACTGAGAGAGATTCACTGCAGCCTCCAAGTGGAGATTCATTAGGTCCTGTTCGAAATGCTGCTCAAGCTGCTGCGCAGATATACCAAGTTTTCAGGGTGCAATCCTTCCAGAGAAAGCAAGCAGCTCAATATGAGGATGATAAAGGTGGAATGTCTGATGAGCGTGCCCTCTCACTTCTTTCTGTCAAGCCACCCAAGTCAGGGCAGCTTGATCCTCTGCATTCTGCTGCAACTCGCATACAGAATAAGTTCAGAGGATGGAAGGGGAGAAAGGAATTTCTTCTTATTAGGCAGCGGATTGTGAAGATCCAGGTATGTAATGTGTCTTGTGCTATTTGAGAATAATGTGCAATATCGTCAAATATCAGGATCCTTTAAATGGAAAATTTCTTCTGTTTGTCACTCATTTGTTTGAAAGACCCGGAACTTTGTTGCCTGTTTGCCACTTAGTACTGATGGAAATTTCCTAATGCAGAGGTGCCTACCTGCTAACTCAACTTAATTGTTGGTTATTCGTGGCTAATTGTCAGTATCGCAACATAGTGGGACAGTGCTTACTTTAGTATGCTTTATTACTGCACTGTGTATTTATCTTAACGTAGTGTGCACTTTGTGTCTGTCCTGTTTGAGAATGGTGCGCAATATTTTTTATTGCCTGCTAGGCTGTAGATTATCCTTTGACTGAGctttttttaactttttttcGTTTGATTGCTTATAGGCTCATGTGCGAGGTCACCAAGTGAGGAAGCATTATCGGAAAATAGTTTGGTCTGTTGGGATCGTGGAGAAAGTTATATTGCGATGGAGGCGTAGAGGTGCTGGGTTACGTGGGTTTCGGTCTACAGAAGGTTCAGTTGAGAGCAGTAGTGGTGGAACAAGTAGCAGTTCAATCCAAGATAAGCCTTCTGGGGATGATTATGATTTTCTGCAAGAAGGACGAAAACAGACTGAAGAACGGCTCCAGAAAGCTCTTGCGAGAGTGAAGTCCATGGCTCAATACCCGGAAGCAAGAGATCAGTACCAGAGGATTTTGACTGTCGTGTCAAAAATGCAGGAGTCTCAGGTCTCAGATCAGTACCCTGGTTTATTCTTGGAAATTTTTAACTATATTTGACCATGAACTATTTTCCTTCCTGTTGATTTCTGATCCAAAAAAATGAAAGGTGAATACCGTACTGAAACACTGATTACCGTTTTTGGCTGTTTGTATGACAGGCTATGCAAGAAAAGATGCTGGAGGAGTCAGCAGAGATGGACTTCATGAGTGAATTCAAGGAATTGTGGGATGACGATACACCTATCCCTGGTTATTTTTAGTGTTTAAACCTAATTTGTTGGATTTCTCTGTAGATTGCCCCCAAAGTAGCGTTGCTGGAGCATGACCTGACATGCTTCGATTTGGACTTAGATGTGGTATTTCTTTTGCCTTATGTACAGTAGAATGTTATCTACATTTGAAGGAGCCTTGTATCTACTGTGTGAAATCTGTGTAAAGAGTTGACATTAGAGATCTTACCAGATGACTTAACGGTTGTATGTGTACGGTGCAGTGCAGCAGTTAGGAATTTGAGATTTATTTTTACACGGTCATGGCCTCGGCCCCGTCTCTGTTGCATAGACAAGGCACCACCATGAATCCATGATGGCCTCAGTCCTAGCGTTGCAAACGGGACAACTTGTGACGGCCTGTCCCGTTTCTGGAGGGGCTTACGCGTCTGTCTGCATGACGCAGCAAGTTGCCGCGGGCTCATGCGGGTGCGTGAGCCCCAGCATGAAGGCGAGCAGTTTAGTTTTCTTGGAGATTCCTGCGCTGATGTTTTCGCGGTGATTCTCACTCGCTTTGGCGACCGAACGTACGACTAACGGCCCAGTGAGACAGCGACGGCCCGCAAAGCGCAGACACACTCACGTCAGTTTCCATGTTTTCTTAATTACTCTTACATATATTCCTTTTGTTGCTTTGGATGGTACACGTTAGCTTCTTTTTTTGTATTCTTATTATTATAATTCCTTTTTCCGTTAACTTCCGGTACACTGTTAGTTTTTTTCCCTTTCTTATGTTTCTTTTttcgttttcttttctttttcacttagagcatctccaaggattttgcataattgagttgacatttgttgttgtttgcaaacTCCCAAAACAAAATACAAAGTCCAAAAATAAgccatctccaagggttttgcataaTTGAATTAACAATTAGCCAAAGTGGACCCGGCCGGGACTTTCTTTCTCGCGCGCCGCCAGTTCTTTGTGCTCCCTACCGCTTATTGCAGGTGCCGCGAGTGAGTCCCTCTCGCGAGGCCAGTTCTTCGTGAGGCAGCAGTTTTCTATCGCGATGGAGTCCCTCTCACGAGTTCTGCAGCGGATGGCGTCAATGGTGTTGCTCGCGATCGTGATATATGGCACGAAGAAAGTCTGGGCCGCGCGGGGGACCGAGACACGCGAGGGATCGGCCTTTTGCTAAGCCGTGCGCGGCTTGGCATATATACcaagtttgctctctcatttgccaagttgcccaaaaTGCAAACTtcaaatgcaaaaccattggatacctctttttgcgattttttggcaaattacaaGAATGTAAagtccaaatgcaaaacccttggagattttcttatttatctttcctttcctttatttttcttttgtattatttttATTGTCATATTTTTCTTCCTTCTATTCATTctttcattttctttttctttgtatttccttcttattttatttcctttccttttataatttatttttaccttttatttttctttttttcttttgatttctTTTGATCGTTTCTCCTCACTTCTATTTATTCtccctttttatttttattttttaagttttcaatgttttcatccttattttattttttcttcctTTGTAATTTTCcttgttttccttttccttttttcctGTTTTCatccttattttattttttcttcctTTGGAATGTTCTACTTTTGTCTTTTCTTTTATctgtctttttttattttttatttgtttcatttatttcttttataattatGTTTTTTGTCAATTTtctatctttcttttttttcttttttctttctcgtgcaccatttattttttattttatttttatgttttgtgtgtttattatttttaatatttttaccttttttatttttcttattatttttatgatATTCTATGTTGTTTTTGTGATATTTAAAGGGATACATGTGATGTGATATATTCTTTTTATATATTCACATGTTCCATATGTGATGTTCTTTGATGATTATTTTGTTCATGCGGCATGCTtgtaatgttctatgatgtttttgCGATGTTCACAtgatatacatgtgatgttctcctaatatatgtatatatgatgttctatgatgtttttatgATGTTCAtttagtatacatgtgatgtatgatatatttagtgatgttcacgtaatatatatacaatGTTCTATAGTATATTTAGTGATACACATGTAGTGTTCTACAATATATTTAGTGATATTTAGGTAATATATAAACGATGTTCTTtagtgtatttagtgatgttcacttagtacactgcgatattctataatatatttcagaatgttttaaaaattatcatgcgatgttcttttatatattttctctattatgtgtttttatttttttttcttttgatataCTCTAGATTttgttattatttatttatgttatgtattttatttttatgtatattgtgaTACCAATTTCAAGAACCTAAAACTAGAATACTCTTACTTTTCTTACAAAGATAATGTTTACGTACTATATaatattgaaaggatcaagatgcccaagagggggaggGTGAAttaggcttctctaaaaatttaagcaacctataagctctaaTTCAACCCGTGTGCCTAAGTGTGTTCTAGAGAGCTattggataaaagttttgcaacctagttccaatcctattctagcatgacaattctaggaatgtaaagtactcaaagtaaatgctagaatgtaaaggatgaGAGCAAGGATAcggtgatgttttgccgaggtatcggagagtcgccactctccactagtcctcgttggagcactcgcgcaagggccttgctctcccttggtccgtgcaaggaccaagtgctctctacgggctgattcttcgacactccgtcgcggtgaatcaccCAAAACTATTCACAAGCttaacacgagccacccacaagaacttcgggcggtcttcgtgcctctaatcaccaccgaaccgtctaggtgatggcgatcaccaagagtaacaagcaaagaactctcacttgacccaaacaaggctctagagagtggtggatgcacacttgaactcttggaactcactaaaaaagaaatcactcaagaaatcactcaaatctcaatcctctctaggctcttgcttctctcttgcaccacaaggttaTTCTCagctgatcaaatgggcaagagacctcccatggatgaggtggaggagtataaatactcccatcaagtccaagggctGGCCACTCGAATTCCACAGAAAACGAGTGCACCGGATGCGcttgatgttgcaccggacgcactccacAGAGGGTCTGGTGCCACATTAACGGCTAGTTGTACTTGCAAACctacctcacaccggacgcactaaGAGATCGTTCGGTGTCTCACCCAGAGCTCGTCCGGTGAGAAATagatttgcaaacctctctgagtAAGGGACTGGACGCACCCTGCAGGGTCCAGTGCATACgttcggtgcctaaccctaggcactcgGCATGCACCGGATGCGCCAACAGTAACACTGTGGAGTCCGGTGCTCCTAAACAACTTCGTCGAATCGTGAAATTTCCAAAATGAAGCTTGATtatctcgatctaaggacttcatctgagctgcctagtgctagatttaacaagtgtgcaccacacctaaacctaaatccttgtctaggtcaagctaccctTTCAATTCCCCCTTAATAGTATGGTTAAAGGAAAaataaagtcctaaactactctaagtgcccttgaaCTCcaaatggcacttagacctagtcttgtCTTGATGATGTCGATCAatcctttgaaaactgaaacgATTTCCACCATTAAATCGGCATGAACATCCTAGCCCATCGATCACCATTACCATGTCCTCTTCACCATTAACTCAAATgattttgcctctgcaaaacacacgttagtcatagtaatcaaaattgtcattaatcaccggaactcattaggggcctagatgctttcaatctccctctttttggtgattgatgacaacaacCTCTAGTATGTCGGTGAACAGAGGTTTTCAACAAACTTGGTTTGTAGAAGCATGTGACAATAAGATCAAAAAGGATTAGACATGCTTATATTAACCAAGTCTAAAATCCTATATCTAAATATGTGAGACGAGTGCAACGGGATACAAATAATATATGGCTCATAAAGAAATTGAAGTAAGAACGTGGAAGCAAAgcaatatgagccaaaacacatgacatagataaataACAATGTAGCACACATGTCATGTAGCACAACCATCTAACAAAGTATCTCACAAATGCAAaaggtaaacatgatgcatgaagaGAGTATCACACAACGAATCAAAAACCAACTCTAActcactagctccccctaaAACTAACAtactctccctctccccctttggcatcaagcgccaaaaacctaagcgtctacaggtggaggtggagcagaGGAGTCACAGGGAACTGCCTCAAACTGATCTGTGGCCTCATCAGTGTCATCATCTATGGAGTCCGAAGAAGCTGCCTGACCCTCAGTATCAGCACGTGTAGGTGAAGCGGTCTGGGTCGACTCGGTAGGCTCTATAGTTGTCTGCTGGGCTATCTGTGTCTTGACCTGAGTTTCAACTCCTGTAGAAGTGGCTGGCACTGACTCGGTGGCTGTCGCTGATGTCTTTGGCACTGTAGACGACTAGACTAGCTGCTCAGATGATGCCACACAAGAGGACAGACGCTCATGACTCGCACTGTGAAAGCTGCTAGAGCCTGCTGAGGAGGAGGTGTCGACATGCCTATAAGAGCACTGTAGGAGAACGACAAGTCCTACTCAGCTGATGAGTCTTGAACTAGATGAGAAACTGAAGCAGACTAAGGCGTGAGACCTATGTGATAAGGTGTGAACTGAGGCGTCCGCTCAAAGccagaagagatagcaccctaaGAGACCTAGTGCTGTAGAGTAGTGAAAGGATGACTCTGAGCAGGGAGCTGTAGTGGCTGCTGAGACTGACTCTAAAGCCCACTGGCTGTAGAAAAGGAGTCAAAGGTCTAACAAGGGAAGTGCCTAGAAGCTACACGTATGGAAGAGTAATTCATGTCGCTGCCATTAGTGCCGTTTACTGGGCCTGAaatgcaagctgctgctcctgaaaagtGAGAAGCTGCCTCTGGAGCTCATCGTGTCTGGCTTGAAGTGCTGCATTGGTGGCAGCCTGCTCCCTATCACGGCGAGCCTGCTCCTCTGCTGCCCTCTACTGATCTGCTCTCATGCCCTCAAGTATGGCAAGCAAGGCAGGGTCTATGGTGGTGGAGCTGCCAGCCTCATGGTCATGCTGTTCGGGAGGGAGATCTGGGACCGGTAGGTGATAATCATCATTTGAACTATCCGTGGCAATCTCAAACTCTCCCTCTGCCTCAGCCTCTGCAACTGAGCCAATACCAATGTCCTACTCCTCCCAGTCTCTGGTATAGCTCCAGAACTATGAGTGGCTCTaggagatgaaggtggagctggTCCTCGTGGTGCCTATGGGGGtgctggagctcataggtccaCGTGAGTCCTGATCATCTACCGAGGATCATAGTGGGGAAAGACTATCACTATGTCTATCAACTCTCTCTGGATCTAAGGTGGAAGAGGATCTGCACGAGCCCTGAGTATCAGACAAGTTAACCAATGGGCATAAGGCAACTGACGACGTCCCATGAATCGCTCAGCAATCATGTCCTTAATCTCTAACACTATGAGATCCCAAATATCAAACTCCCTCTAAGCCACTAGGTGAGCAACTAGCCACTGCTGAATCTTGGTGAATCCCTCATGATAACCAGGCCTTGGTAGCAAGGTCTTCCTCATCACAATGTCCAAGATACGATCAGGACGAGTGTGACCAGTCAAGGCACGGCTCAAGCCCTCAGAGAAAGGTGGGCGGTAGCAAGGTGTGACAAAATCAACTAGAGGTAGCTCACCACCAAAAGGACGATGACGGGGCTCTATCCCTGAGTAGCACAACTCGTGAATTTTGGTCTCTAAAGCAGTGAGACCCCATGTCTCTCCAGCACGCTAAGCTATGACTCTGTAGTCTGTGCCTACCAATGCATAGTGAGTGTAGCTATGGTCAGGTGCAACCCACACTGAGGCATAGAACTCTTGCACCCAATCCTCCACATATGTGCCTGGTAGTGCAAGCAGTCCAACCGGCTTTGGAAGAAAGGTCAAGTAGGGACTGATATCCTGTCCAACAATGTTGGCCAGAACCTCAAGATCTATAACTCTCTGCTCTCTAAACTGAGCCCTACTATTGTCATACGCCATGTACATATCCTCCTGGACAACTGTGTAGAACTTGGCGTGAGCCCTCTGATCCCTGGTCGGTGGAAACCAAGTGGGCAAGGCTGTGAACCTCAGCTCCTGAATCTGACAAGTAGCCACACTGGTATAGTCCTTATGAATGCGAGCTGGTGAATGAGCTAGTGTATAGTGAGATGGTGGTGAGGAGCTAAGTGGAGGTCGTGATTGTCGCTGTGTAGCAGGCCTAGAGGCAGCCTATGTATGAGCTCGAGTTGACCTCCTGAGGGGCTTCTCCTCAGGCTGTGCCTCTGTCTCCTCCTCTAGCTCCTCCTAAGCTGACTCTCTCACATCATTCCAGACCTAACGTCCTCCAATCATGACTGTGCTAGGTGGAGAGCCATGTTGCTACTCTATCTCAAGTACTATGCACCTCTAGGCTGTCGTGAGCTCAAATCCTATCCATAGTGAGCCCCTACGACCACCCACCTCTACGGCCTCAGCTGCTACTGCCACTGCTCGGGCtacctctgcctctctgtcaCCTGGAGCACTAGCGGGGGCACCACTAATgttcttgcaacgtgccatCGTAGAAACTCAAGTCCAAACAGCCAAGCTGCTCAGAGAGATGGTGAACTGACACTCACGAGGCTTGGCCTCAATCCGTAATTGTGGGCTCGGCTTCGAGTTCTGCTGACACTACCAAACTGCCAAACGTGACTCACCCGCTACAAGAGATGGAGAAACCCTAATGGAAGCAAGCATTAGATAAGAAACTAGATGAACATGGCTTACTACCTTAGATGAGAATCGTTCCTGATGAAAAGATACGATCCAAAGTCCACGGAACGCTTGGATCGACACACGAAGGCACTACGAGATTGAAACGAATGAGAACGACGTCAAAAATGGCGTTCCGATCTATTCAGGTAATGTATCGAGCACCTGGGGTGCAAGATTTGGAAAACTTACCCAAAACCCTAAACTCCGTGCGAGATTGATCTCAGAGgcacaagggaggaaggaaaatGATGTGGGAGAAGATCCTTGCGGTCAGGGGGGAGAAATTGCCAGCAAAGGCGATCACGGCTGTAGTGGTGGTTGGGGTGCTAGGGCAGAGAACTTGGTGGCGTCACGTGGAGAAAGAAAAAAGGTCAAGAGGAAAAACTGTGCGGGTTTGGGCATTATATTGCAGTTGCGATCGCACCAGACGTGCTtaagtaggcaccggacgcgttcggtgttGCAGGCAGCGTGACAAAGTCACACCGGATGCACCACATCGGACACACTCAGGGCACTGTGCGCGAGTCTAGTGCGTGCCCTACAGTAGAAACAGTACACCAGACGCACAGGGagtgtccggtgcagcgtccgctACAGAGTCCGGTGCCctctgttggcatttcttagcgtcactactaaaaatagaccatagatccatccttagcaatggcaccagaaatgtcgagtgttggcataccgtaactattgctacatcagagagataacccaaggcaactcgagggcgccggccttagcagtgcagtctggtagcaataattaggaatgccggattggccttcctaaccatccttacttgcgatatgcaaagctgtggcactacgcttgaaa contains:
- the LOC8155742 gene encoding calmodulin-binding transcription activator 3 isoform X1 encodes the protein MASAEARRLAVVPQLEIEQILKEAQHRWLRPAEICEILKNYRNFRIAPEPPNRPPSGSLFLFDRKVLRYFRKDGHNWRKKNDQKTVKEAHERLKSGSIDVLHCYYAHGEENINFQRRTYWMLEEDYMHIVLVHYLETKGGKSSRARGNNNIIQGTAVDSPVSQLPSQTMEGESSLSGQASEYEEAESADIYSGAGYNSFTWMQQHENGTGPVTNSSVFSSYTPASSVGNYQGLHATQNTSFYPVNQHNSPLILNGSSAMLGTNGRANQTDLPSWNSVIELDEPVQMPHLQFPVPPDQSATTEGLGVDYLTFDEVYSDGLSLKDIGAAGTHGESYLQFSSATGDLSATENSFPQQNDGSLEAAIGYPFLKTQSSNLSDILKDSFKKTDSFTRWMSKELPEVEDSQIHSSSGGFWSTEEANNIIEASSREPLDQFTVSPMLSQDQLFSIVDFAPNWTYVGSKTKILVAGSILNDSQINEGCKWSCMFGEVEVPAKVLADGTLICYSPQHRPGRVPFYITCSNRLACSEVREFEFRPTVSQYMDAPSPHGETNKVYFQIRLDKLLSLGPDEYQATVSNPSLEMIDLSKKISSLMASNDEWSNLLKLAVDNEPSTADQHDQFAENLIKEKLHVWLLNKVGMGGKGPSVLDDEGQGVLHLAAALGYDWAIRPTLAAGVNINFRDVHGWTALHWAAFCGRERTVVALIALGAAPGALTDPTPDFPGSTPADLASANGQKGISGFLAESSLTSHLQALNLKEANMSQISGLPGIGDVTERDSLQPPSGDSLGPVRNAAQAAAQIYQVFRVQSFQRKQAAQYEDDKGGMSDERALSLLSVKPPKSGQLDPLHSAATRIQNKFRGWKGRKEFLLIRQRIVKIQAHVRGHQVRKHYRKIVWSVGIVEKVILRWRRRGAGLRGFRSTEGSVESSSGGTSSSSIQDKPSGDDYDFLQEGRKQTEERLQKALARVKSMAQYPEARDQYQRILTVVSKMQESQAMQEKMLEESAEMDFMSEFKELWDDDTPIPGYF
- the LOC8155742 gene encoding calmodulin-binding transcription activator 3 isoform X2, which gives rise to MASAEARRLAVVPQLEIEQILKEAQHRWLRPAEICEILKNYRNFRIAPEPPNRPPSGSLFLFDRKVLRYFRKDGHNWRKKNDQKTVKEAHERLKSGSIDVLHCYYAHGEENINFQRRTYWMLEEDYMHIVLVHYLETKGGKSSRARGNNNIIQGTAVDSPVSQLPSQTMEGESSLSGQASEYEEAESDIYSGAGYNSFTWMQQHENGTGPVTNSSVFSSYTPASSVGNYQGLHATQNTSFYPVNQHNSPLILNGSSAMLGTNGRANQTDLPSWNSVIELDEPVQMPHLQFPVPPDQSATTEGLGVDYLTFDEVYSDGLSLKDIGAAGTHGESYLQFSSATGDLSATENSFPQQNDGSLEAAIGYPFLKTQSSNLSDILKDSFKKTDSFTRWMSKELPEVEDSQIHSSSGGFWSTEEANNIIEASSREPLDQFTVSPMLSQDQLFSIVDFAPNWTYVGSKTKILVAGSILNDSQINEGCKWSCMFGEVEVPAKVLADGTLICYSPQHRPGRVPFYITCSNRLACSEVREFEFRPTVSQYMDAPSPHGETNKVYFQIRLDKLLSLGPDEYQATVSNPSLEMIDLSKKISSLMASNDEWSNLLKLAVDNEPSTADQHDQFAENLIKEKLHVWLLNKVGMGGKGPSVLDDEGQGVLHLAAALGYDWAIRPTLAAGVNINFRDVHGWTALHWAAFCGRERTVVALIALGAAPGALTDPTPDFPGSTPADLASANGQKGISGFLAESSLTSHLQALNLKEANMSQISGLPGIGDVTERDSLQPPSGDSLGPVRNAAQAAAQIYQVFRVQSFQRKQAAQYEDDKGGMSDERALSLLSVKPPKSGQLDPLHSAATRIQNKFRGWKGRKEFLLIRQRIVKIQAHVRGHQVRKHYRKIVWSVGIVEKVILRWRRRGAGLRGFRSTEGSVESSSGGTSSSSIQDKPSGDDYDFLQEGRKQTEERLQKALARVKSMAQYPEARDQYQRILTVVSKMQESQAMQEKMLEESAEMDFMSEFKELWDDDTPIPGYF
- the LOC8155742 gene encoding calmodulin-binding transcription activator 3 isoform X3, with protein sequence MQQHENGTGPVTNSSVFSSYTPASSVGNYQGLHATQNTSFYPVNQHNSPLILNGSSAMLGTNGRANQTDLPSWNSVIELDEPVQMPHLQFPVPPDQSATTEGLGVDYLTFDEVYSDGLSLKDIGAAGTHGESYLQFSSATGDLSATENSFPQQNDGSLEAAIGYPFLKTQSSNLSDILKDSFKKTDSFTRWMSKELPEVEDSQIHSSSGGFWSTEEANNIIEASSREPLDQFTVSPMLSQDQLFSIVDFAPNWTYVGSKTKILVAGSILNDSQINEGCKWSCMFGEVEVPAKVLADGTLICYSPQHRPGRVPFYITCSNRLACSEVREFEFRPTVSQYMDAPSPHGETNKVYFQIRLDKLLSLGPDEYQATVSNPSLEMIDLSKKISSLMASNDEWSNLLKLAVDNEPSTADQHDQFAENLIKEKLHVWLLNKVGMGGKGPSVLDDEGQGVLHLAAALGYDWAIRPTLAAGVNINFRDVHGWTALHWAAFCGRERTVVALIALGAAPGALTDPTPDFPGSTPADLASANGQKGISGFLAESSLTSHLQALNLKEANMSQISGLPGIGDVTERDSLQPPSGDSLGPVRNAAQAAAQIYQVFRVQSFQRKQAAQYEDDKGGMSDERALSLLSVKPPKSGQLDPLHSAATRIQNKFRGWKGRKEFLLIRQRIVKIQAHVRGHQVRKHYRKIVWSVGIVEKVILRWRRRGAGLRGFRSTEGSVESSSGGTSSSSIQDKPSGDDYDFLQEGRKQTEERLQKALARVKSMAQYPEARDQYQRILTVVSKMQESQAMQEKMLEESAEMDFMSEFKELWDDDTPIPGYF